From the Halorhabdus utahensis DSM 12940 genome, one window contains:
- a CDS encoding COX15/CtaA family protein — protein MNRRFRSLVATTLLFVFATILLGVATKSYGAGLACQARWPVCDGGLLNLFPESFPSFFEWIHRVVAGIGGLFIVGSAIESWRRETPTRIRYALTLGALLTPLQVLLGQQTVTNFGMSEVLTAHFWTAFTIFGAFAFAFVATWADSIRSSHLTAAAVGGLVLFPANVLLTPPFISSYTPVLGTLQYAVLLVLVLAVLVLVVVGREKLSGTFRHAPLASLAALPVAVYLGRHLIAASPLHQTAYLLAGLVVYGGLVGSAVGLFRAGSRT, from the coding sequence ATGAACCGTCGATTTCGCTCTCTCGTCGCCACGACGCTACTGTTCGTCTTCGCGACGATATTGCTGGGCGTCGCCACGAAGTCCTACGGCGCTGGCCTGGCCTGTCAGGCGCGCTGGCCGGTCTGTGACGGCGGACTCCTGAATCTGTTTCCGGAATCGTTCCCGAGTTTCTTCGAGTGGATCCACCGGGTCGTGGCCGGCATCGGCGGGCTGTTCATCGTCGGGTCCGCCATCGAATCCTGGCGTCGTGAGACGCCCACGAGGATCCGGTACGCACTGACCCTCGGTGCGCTGTTGACGCCGCTGCAGGTGCTGCTCGGCCAGCAGACGGTCACCAATTTCGGGATGTCCGAGGTACTGACGGCGCACTTCTGGACCGCCTTCACCATCTTTGGGGCGTTCGCCTTCGCCTTCGTCGCGACCTGGGCGGACTCGATCCGGTCGAGCCACCTCACCGCCGCTGCGGTCGGGGGGCTCGTGCTCTTTCCGGCCAACGTCCTGTTGACGCCACCGTTCATCAGCAGCTACACGCCCGTTCTGGGCACCCTGCAGTACGCGGTGTTGCTCGTGTTGGTCCTTGCTGTGCTTGTCCTCGTCGTCGTGGGCCGCGAGAAATTGTCCGGCACGTTCCGACACGCGCCGCTCGCTTCCCTGGCCGCGTTGCCGGTCGCGGTCTATCTCGGCCGCCATCTGATCGCCGCCTCACCACTCCACCAGACGGCGTATCTGCTCGCCGGTCTCGTCGTCTATGGCGGACTGGTCGGGAGTGCTGTCGGACTGTTCCGGGCCGGATCTCGCACATAG
- a CDS encoding AbrB/MazE/SpoVT family DNA-binding domain-containing protein, with protein sequence MTQATLDDRGRLTLPKEVREEYGETYYVVSLHDGIKLVPVADDPLAALRDEFSDVEKTASELREEARAGAIEEAGR encoded by the coding sequence ATGACCCAAGCGACGCTTGACGACCGGGGGCGGTTGACGTTGCCAAAAGAAGTGCGTGAAGAGTATGGTGAGACGTACTACGTTGTTTCTCTCCATGACGGTATCAAGCTGGTTCCCGTCGCGGACGATCCGCTCGCGGCGCTTCGAGACGAGTTTTCGGACGTAGAGAAGACGGCCAGTGAACTTCGTGAGGAGGCACGGGCGGGTGCCATCGAGGAGGCCGGTCGGTGA
- a CDS encoding PQQ-binding-like beta-propeller repeat protein translates to MNRPSRRRFLQGSAIAMAGLAGCSFPSDHPPADCSDEELVHESDADLDQAASWPSYQYDSANTGHNPEASGPKDGVEVAWRYPGCTEAKSGAVVHNGRVSAGGLVVDGRTGRTVGGEWDPHASTPTFDNGRLYVGAHDLLALDAATGDRDWTFETESDSGGLATPAIEDGTVYTRGQFDDPTIYAVDASSGEERWRFELDREGLSPLAVADETVYCIDETSTIYAITATNGEEQWRRSPSVDIMRSIPVIWDGLLYLGAGEGEILALDADDGSDVWRRSLRAGFVGSVAVADGTVFVPGREQALIALSASDGHEKWRRSVSATLAGPPVVAGDLVYVVAGQTLYTFDVSNGDEGWQFETRAILFGDYQAGGINSGIAVVEDIVYVATAPGDLYALQAQ, encoded by the coding sequence ATGAACAGACCCTCCCGTCGGCGGTTCCTCCAGGGAAGTGCCATCGCTATGGCTGGTCTGGCAGGCTGTTCATTCCCCTCAGACCACCCTCCAGCGGACTGTTCCGACGAGGAGTTGGTTCACGAATCTGACGCCGATCTTGACCAGGCAGCATCGTGGCCATCGTACCAGTACGACTCGGCGAACACCGGGCACAATCCGGAGGCGAGCGGTCCGAAAGACGGTGTCGAGGTGGCCTGGCGATATCCGGGGTGTACAGAAGCCAAATCCGGTGCCGTCGTCCACAACGGACGTGTCTCTGCCGGTGGCCTCGTCGTTGACGGGCGGACGGGCCGCACGGTCGGTGGTGAGTGGGACCCCCACGCCAGTACACCGACGTTCGACAACGGACGACTATACGTTGGTGCGCACGATTTACTCGCACTTGACGCGGCGACTGGCGACCGTGATTGGACGTTCGAGACCGAGAGTGATAGCGGTGGGCTGGCGACTCCAGCCATCGAAGACGGGACAGTATACACGCGAGGTCAATTCGACGATCCGACTATCTACGCGGTCGATGCATCGAGCGGGGAGGAACGCTGGCGATTCGAACTCGACAGAGAGGGTCTATCCCCGCTGGCGGTCGCCGACGAAACGGTCTACTGCATCGACGAAACGTCGACAATCTACGCCATTACCGCGACCAACGGGGAAGAACAGTGGCGTCGATCCCCATCGGTCGATATCATGCGTTCGATTCCAGTCATCTGGGACGGATTGCTGTATCTCGGTGCAGGTGAGGGAGAGATCCTTGCCCTCGATGCCGACGATGGATCAGACGTGTGGCGACGTAGCCTTAGGGCCGGCTTTGTTGGTTCTGTCGCCGTCGCTGATGGAACCGTGTTCGTCCCAGGCCGGGAACAGGCTTTGATAGCGTTGAGTGCGTCTGATGGGCACGAAAAGTGGAGGCGCTCCGTCAGTGCGACGCTCGCGGGACCGCCTGTCGTCGCTGGTGATTTAGTGTACGTCGTTGCAGGCCAGACGCTGTACACCTTCGACGTGAGTAACGGCGACGAGGGCTGGCAGTTCGAAACAAGGGCAATACTGTTCGGTGACTACCAGGCAGGCGGGATTAACAGTGGCATTGCCGTCGTTGAGGACATCGTGTATGTCGCCACGGCCCCCGGTGATCTCTATGCGCTTCAAGCACAGTAA
- a CDS encoding ribonuclease H family protein, which yields MAAYGRPSLRDLFDDSPTPHIAHPPQTHHRDFYLATDGSFHGGEGGLGVVIETRDGECVARLSVPDVVPDNNVAEYRALHFGLDVLAARTPPYSRVGVLVDHDELAANVNATMLDLDAPCVESPHRTEIPPATTNHWRGIQARIRGFHEIRVARIESDVNPAHPLANAPEKYAHVNDEREQCLRPDPVTAVGERVPPPSRSDRPADD from the coding sequence ATGGCCGCATACGGCCGGCCGAGCCTCAGAGACCTGTTCGACGATTCTCCGACGCCACACATCGCTCACCCGCCACAGACCCATCATCGGGATTTCTATCTCGCCACGGACGGGTCCTTCCACGGCGGGGAGGGTGGGCTCGGCGTCGTGATCGAGACCCGCGACGGCGAGTGTGTCGCTCGCCTGTCGGTCCCGGACGTCGTTCCGGACAACAACGTCGCGGAGTATCGCGCACTCCACTTCGGGCTGGACGTCCTCGCGGCGCGGACACCGCCCTACTCGCGGGTGGGCGTCCTGGTCGATCACGACGAACTGGCGGCCAACGTCAACGCGACGATGCTCGATCTCGACGCCCCGTGCGTCGAATCCCCACACCGGACCGAGATCCCGCCGGCCACGACCAACCATTGGCGAGGGATCCAGGCGCGAATCCGAGGGTTTCATGAGATCAGAGTGGCCCGGATCGAGAGCGACGTCAACCCGGCCCATCCCCTGGCGAACGCGCCCGAGAAGTACGCCCACGTCAACGACGAGCGCGAGCAGTGTCTGCGACCGGATCCGGTCACGGCGGTCGGCGAGCGCGTGCCACCACCGTCACGGTCGGATCGGCCGGCCGACGACTGA
- a CDS encoding NADH:flavin oxidoreductase/NADH oxidase, giving the protein MTPDLFSPLEMRDVTAPNRVMVSPMCQYSCDDRDGLPTDWHRVHLGSRAVGGAGIVMTEATAVEPRGRISPEDTGIWSDEHVRAWQPITDIIADQGSIPAIQLAHAGRKASKSRPWDGSAPVRPDAGGWETIGPSGTAWPYDAEAPPHRRMDTDDIEAVVESFRAGAKRSLAAGFEIAEVHAAHGYLLHEFLSPATNDRTDEYGGSFEDRTRLLREVVTAVRDVWPDDKPVFVRISATDWIDDGESWTVEQSVRLAGDLFEAGVDLIDVSSGGIRPGSYPDADGPNYQVPFAERINEHTPAGLRVGAVGKITTPEQADAIVANGRADLAIVGRELLRDPYFTIRAADALDALDRVAVPPQYDRAF; this is encoded by the coding sequence ATGACACCCGACCTTTTCTCGCCGCTCGAAATGCGCGACGTGACTGCCCCGAATCGCGTGATGGTCTCGCCGATGTGTCAGTATTCCTGTGATGACCGTGATGGTCTCCCGACCGACTGGCACCGCGTCCACCTCGGCAGCCGAGCCGTCGGCGGTGCGGGGATCGTCATGACCGAGGCGACTGCCGTCGAGCCGCGGGGACGGATCTCCCCCGAAGATACCGGAATCTGGTCGGACGAACACGTCCGGGCCTGGCAGCCGATCACAGACATCATCGCCGACCAGGGCTCGATTCCGGCGATTCAACTCGCCCACGCCGGTCGGAAGGCCTCCAAGAGCCGACCCTGGGACGGCAGCGCACCCGTTCGACCGGACGCCGGTGGCTGGGAGACGATCGGCCCGAGCGGGACCGCCTGGCCGTACGACGCCGAGGCCCCACCGCATCGACGGATGGATACCGACGATATCGAGGCCGTCGTCGAGTCCTTCCGGGCCGGGGCCAAGCGGTCACTCGCCGCGGGCTTCGAGATCGCCGAAGTCCACGCCGCCCACGGCTATCTCCTCCACGAGTTTCTCTCGCCGGCCACGAACGATCGTACCGACGAGTACGGGGGTAGTTTCGAGGATCGGACCCGACTACTCCGGGAGGTTGTCACTGCGGTCAGGGATGTCTGGCCCGACGACAAGCCAGTCTTCGTCCGGATCTCCGCGACCGACTGGATCGACGATGGCGAATCCTGGACGGTCGAACAGTCGGTCCGACTCGCCGGCGATCTCTTCGAGGCCGGCGTCGATCTGATCGACGTGAGTTCCGGCGGGATCCGGCCGGGTTCGTATCCCGACGCGGACGGCCCGAACTATCAGGTGCCGTTCGCGGAGCGGATCAACGAGCACACGCCAGCGGGACTTCGTGTTGGGGCTGTCGGAAAGATCACGACACCCGAGCAGGCCGACGCCATCGTCGCCAACGGCCGTGCGGATCTCGCGATCGTGGGTCGAGAGCTCCTCAGAGACCCATACTTCACCATCCGCGCTGCCGATGCACTCGATGCGCTGGATCGCGTTGCCGTTCCACCGCAGTACGACCGGGCGTTCTGA
- a CDS encoding Vms1/Ankzf1 family peptidyl-tRNA hydrolase, with amino-acid sequence MLDELLGRARLRERIEELEDENRHLTRQLDAESDRRADVETERQAAERRANRLDDRVQELEDRVERLSGSEQELSVRRRETLCGDRLTTILDRLESVETDPEGALSAFVGDAPLPDAVSDAFGDRSSLVSRVAPCFAFTDDARLLSVALDPPIEPDPFVTWDDGAVFDRSHFEPTGEFTLALVRSDLFAMGEYHGRERIAFHGFDSDLGRNHSKGGFSQARFERLRDEQIDSHLERCLVALEERSTDRLYVVGEQTVLDAFEEAADATATVDATGDPEPALDDAFYDFWTTTLWAI; translated from the coding sequence ATGCTCGACGAGCTACTCGGTCGCGCTCGACTCAGAGAGCGTATCGAGGAACTCGAAGACGAAAACCGCCACCTAACGCGCCAGCTCGACGCCGAGTCCGACCGGCGAGCCGACGTCGAGACGGAGCGCCAGGCGGCCGAACGCCGCGCGAACCGGCTCGATGACCGGGTTCAGGAACTGGAAGATCGCGTCGAACGGCTCTCGGGCTCCGAGCAGGAGCTATCCGTTCGGCGTCGTGAAACGCTCTGCGGTGACCGTCTCACGACGATTCTGGACCGTCTCGAATCCGTCGAAACTGATCCGGAAGGCGCACTGTCGGCGTTCGTCGGCGACGCGCCGCTCCCGGACGCTGTCAGCGATGCCTTCGGCGACCGTTCGAGCCTCGTCTCGCGGGTCGCCCCCTGCTTCGCGTTCACCGACGACGCCCGCCTCCTCAGCGTGGCGCTGGACCCGCCGATCGAGCCCGACCCGTTCGTCACCTGGGATGACGGTGCTGTCTTCGATCGATCGCATTTCGAGCCGACGGGGGAATTCACCCTGGCGCTGGTCCGTTCTGACCTCTTTGCCATGGGAGAGTACCACGGGCGCGAACGGATCGCATTTCACGGCTTCGACAGTGATCTGGGGCGCAATCATTCGAAAGGCGGCTTCTCGCAGGCGCGCTTTGAACGCCTTCGCGACGAGCAGATCGACTCACACCTCGAACGGTGCCTGGTAGCCCTCGAGGAGCGCTCGACCGACCGGCTGTACGTCGTCGGTGAGCAAACCGTGCTGGACGCGTTCGAAGAGGCGGCTGACGCGACGGCGACTGTCGACGCCACTGGCGATCCCGAACCGGCGCTGGACGATGCGTTCTATGACTTCTGGACGACGACGCTGTGGGCGATCTGA
- a CDS encoding universal stress protein, with protein sequence MVDRLLFPTDGSAGAMSTLEHALDLAADHDASVHVLTVQDEKTAADSEKPAGTELVELAADRVRERGLDPVTAIRSGRPYQRILEYADVEDVDLIVMPTHGRTGLERLLLGSVTARVIRLADVPVLTACPDSELRYPYRRVLVPTDGSRSANAALDVAVELASVAKVPLTALSVIEPSRQDANVRSSVSRDRMDELAHDAVETAGDVAREASISDVSTTVVRGSSVHAEIDSYVAANPIDLIVVGTHGRTGIDRYLFGGVTEKLVRTADVPVLTVREPDGE encoded by the coding sequence ATGGTAGATCGACTGCTTTTCCCGACCGATGGGAGTGCGGGGGCGATGTCGACGCTCGAACATGCCCTGGATCTCGCTGCCGACCACGACGCGAGCGTCCACGTACTGACCGTTCAGGACGAGAAGACGGCGGCCGACTCGGAGAAGCCTGCCGGGACCGAGCTGGTCGAGCTGGCGGCCGATCGCGTCCGCGAGCGCGGACTCGACCCCGTGACGGCGATTCGGTCGGGCCGCCCCTATCAGCGGATTCTGGAATACGCCGACGTGGAAGACGTCGACCTCATCGTGATGCCGACACACGGGCGGACAGGGCTGGAGCGCCTCCTTCTCGGCAGCGTGACGGCACGTGTCATCCGGCTTGCGGATGTCCCCGTGCTGACTGCCTGCCCTGATTCCGAGTTGCGTTATCCCTACCGCCGCGTGCTGGTCCCAACCGACGGTAGTCGATCTGCCAACGCTGCACTGGACGTCGCTGTCGAACTTGCCAGCGTGGCGAAGGTCCCATTGACTGCACTCTCTGTCATCGAGCCCTCACGGCAGGACGCCAACGTCCGCTCGTCGGTGAGTCGCGATCGAATGGACGAACTCGCTCACGACGCCGTCGAGACCGCTGGTGACGTGGCAAGGGAGGCGTCGATTTCCGACGTCTCGACGACCGTCGTTCGCGGTTCCTCCGTCCACGCAGAGATCGATTCGTACGTCGCGGCGAACCCGATCGATCTGATCGTCGTCGGAACCCACGGCCGGACCGGGATCGACCGGTATCTCTTCGGTGGCGTCACCGAGAAACTGGTTCGGACCGCCGACGTCCCGGTACTCACCGTCCGCGAACCCGACGGTGAGTGA
- a CDS encoding replication factor C large subunit translates to MTDWTEIHRPSTLAEVRGNDKARDALREWAESWPDHREAVVLYGSPGIGKTSAAHALANDMDWPTIELNASDSRTKDVIEQVAGEAAKSGTLAQGGSGRRLVILDEADNLHGNVDRGGTRAITSLVKEAQQPIVLIANEFYEMSKGLRNACRDIEFRDVSTRSIVPVLRDICRQEDVGFEKEALRKIAEMNDGDLRGAINDLQAIAEGRDTVTEDDVVTSERDRTTDIFSFLDTVLKEADAQEALEASYDVDETPDDLISWIEDNVPKDYEGAELARAYRSLANADRWLGRVRATQNYTFWRYASDAMTAGVAAARSGEKGGWTRYGPPSYWSKLGRTRGARDTRDDVARAIATTSGVSMSTARREVLPYLETMTHHCKNRELTVSMTAAYDLDADHVAFITGSGADTNKIASIIEDAAERRETAAVDASEGAFDPGETDSSSASGDEQGDDQAERAEGATLGSQPADGGDDASMDEAAMSAEDEEGARSGEEEDANDQQTGLGDFV, encoded by the coding sequence ATGACCGACTGGACGGAGATTCATCGTCCTTCGACGCTCGCGGAGGTGCGGGGCAACGACAAGGCCCGCGACGCCCTTCGGGAGTGGGCCGAGTCCTGGCCCGACCACCGCGAGGCAGTCGTCCTCTATGGCTCGCCGGGCATCGGGAAGACCTCGGCGGCCCACGCGCTCGCCAACGACATGGACTGGCCGACGATCGAACTCAACGCCAGCGACTCCCGGACCAAAGACGTCATCGAGCAGGTCGCGGGCGAGGCTGCCAAAAGCGGTACGCTCGCCCAGGGTGGTTCGGGCCGGCGACTCGTCATCCTGGACGAGGCCGACAACCTCCACGGCAACGTCGACCGCGGCGGGACGCGGGCGATCACATCCCTGGTCAAGGAGGCCCAACAGCCGATCGTCCTCATCGCCAACGAGTTCTACGAGATGAGCAAGGGCCTCCGGAACGCCTGCCGGGACATCGAGTTTCGGGACGTCTCCACCCGGTCGATCGTCCCTGTCCTCCGTGATATCTGCCGACAGGAGGATGTCGGCTTCGAGAAGGAGGCACTCCGAAAGATCGCGGAGATGAACGACGGTGATCTTCGGGGAGCGATCAACGATCTGCAGGCCATCGCGGAGGGCCGGGACACGGTGACCGAAGACGACGTCGTGACCAGCGAACGCGACCGGACAACTGACATCTTTTCGTTTCTCGATACCGTCCTGAAGGAAGCAGACGCACAGGAAGCCCTCGAAGCGTCCTACGACGTCGACGAGACGCCCGACGACCTCATCTCCTGGATCGAGGACAACGTGCCCAAGGACTACGAGGGCGCGGAACTGGCACGTGCGTATCGGTCGCTCGCGAACGCCGACCGGTGGCTCGGCCGGGTGCGAGCCACGCAGAACTACACCTTTTGGCGATACGCCTCCGATGCGATGACAGCCGGTGTCGCGGCCGCACGCAGCGGTGAGAAGGGGGGCTGGACGCGCTATGGCCCGCCGAGTTACTGGTCGAAACTCGGCCGAACCAGGGGCGCACGGGACACGCGTGACGACGTGGCTCGGGCCATTGCGACGACCAGCGGCGTCAGCATGTCCACCGCGCGCCGCGAGGTGTTGCCGTATCTGGAGACGATGACCCACCACTGCAAGAACCGCGAGTTGACGGTTTCGATGACGGCGGCCTACGATCTCGACGCCGACCACGTGGCGTTTATCACTGGCAGCGGTGCGGACACGAACAAGATCGCTTCGATCATCGAGGACGCGGCAGAACGCCGGGAAACGGCCGCCGTCGACGCCTCGGAAGGCGCGTTCGACCCGGGTGAAACCGACAGTTCGTCGGCAAGTGGCGATGAGCAAGGGGACGACCAGGCGGAGAGGGCCGAGGGGGCGACGCTTGGATCCCAGCCGGCGGACGGCGGCGACGATGCTTCCATGGACGAGGCTGCAATGAGCGCCGAAGACGAGGAGGGCGCGAGGAGCGGCGAAGAGGAGGATGCCAACGACCAACAGACCGGGCTTGGCGATTTCGTGTAA
- a CDS encoding type II toxin-antitoxin system VapC family toxin translates to MYVEADFLLALIKDDDWLGEAAEEVYTTHREDLWTSQLTLIELLLVAYREDREAERVVTNAAALVEVDGDVETVVTAATYVDDYGFTPFDALHYIESDGETIVSSDDTYDQVTSRLDLRTVLEE, encoded by the coding sequence ATGTACGTCGAGGCTGACTTTCTGCTCGCACTGATCAAGGACGACGACTGGTTAGGAGAGGCTGCCGAGGAGGTGTATACCACTCACCGTGAGGACCTCTGGACATCTCAGCTGACACTTATTGAACTGCTCCTCGTCGCGTACCGCGAAGATCGGGAGGCAGAGCGAGTCGTGACGAACGCTGCCGCGCTTGTTGAGGTTGACGGCGACGTCGAAACGGTCGTGACCGCGGCAACGTACGTCGATGACTACGGATTTACACCGTTTGATGCGCTCCACTATATCGAGTCAGACGGCGAGACAATCGTCTCCAGCGACGACACCTACGATCAAGTCACATCCCGACTCGATCTGAGGACAGTTCTCGAAGAGTGA
- a CDS encoding NADP-dependent malic enzyme, with the protein MGLEEDALDYHQREPPGKLEIATTKPTNTQRDLSLAYSPGVAGPCREIDADPADAFEYTAKGNLVAVVSDGSATLGLGDIGPLASKPVMEGKGVLFKRFADIDVFDLEVDADDPERMIDVVEALEPTFGGVNLEDIGAPACFTIEKRLQESLSIPVFHDDQHGTAIITGAALLNAIDILGKDLSELEVVFSGAGASAIATARFFESLGVPGSAITMVDSGGIVTDERVDAGDVNEYKAEFATEGPAGDLADAMAGADVFVGLSVSGIVDGAMVASMAADPIVFPMANPDPEIDYDDAKAAGEGTTIVATGRSDYPNQVNNVLGFPFIFRGALDARARTINEEMKVAAAEALAALAREDVPDAVVKAYGDEPIQFGPEYVIPKPLDPRVLFEVAPAVARAAIESGVSRREPDLDTYVESLEARLGKAREMMRIILNKAKSDPQRVVLAEGADDTMIRAAYQLLDRGIADPILVGDRTEIRSSADRLGLSFDPTIVDPGGDAVDCYADRLYELRKRKGVTRDEARELLTDGNYLASAMVETGDADAMLTGATDHYPSALRPLLEVVGTAPDAEFAAGVYMLTFRNRVIFVADATVNPDPDAAVLAEVTKHTADVARQFNVEPRAALLSYSDFGSVEDDQTAIPREATRRLRDDPSVTFPVDGEMQADTAVLEDALTDTYEFADLDEPANVLIFPNLEAGNVAYKLLQQLGGADAVGPMLAGMDRPVHVVQRGDDVEDIVNLAGVAVVDAQSEP; encoded by the coding sequence ATGGGTCTCGAAGAGGACGCACTCGATTACCATCAGCGGGAACCGCCCGGCAAACTGGAGATCGCCACGACGAAGCCGACCAACACCCAGCGGGATCTCAGCCTCGCGTATTCACCCGGGGTCGCTGGTCCCTGCCGGGAGATCGACGCGGATCCCGCCGACGCCTTCGAGTACACGGCAAAGGGCAACCTCGTCGCCGTTGTCTCGGACGGCAGTGCCACGCTCGGACTGGGCGACATCGGCCCGCTCGCATCCAAACCGGTGATGGAGGGCAAGGGAGTGCTGTTCAAGCGCTTTGCCGACATCGATGTCTTCGATCTGGAGGTCGACGCTGACGATCCCGAACGGATGATCGACGTCGTCGAGGCACTCGAGCCCACGTTCGGCGGCGTCAACCTGGAAGACATCGGCGCGCCGGCGTGTTTTACCATCGAGAAACGACTGCAGGAGTCGTTGTCGATCCCGGTGTTTCACGACGACCAACACGGGACGGCCATCATCACCGGCGCGGCACTGTTGAACGCCATCGATATCCTCGGAAAGGACCTTTCGGAGCTGGAGGTCGTCTTTTCGGGCGCTGGCGCGAGTGCCATCGCGACCGCCCGCTTTTTCGAATCGCTCGGCGTCCCCGGATCGGCGATCACGATGGTCGACTCCGGCGGGATCGTCACCGACGAACGGGTCGACGCCGGCGACGTCAACGAGTACAAGGCCGAGTTTGCGACCGAAGGGCCGGCGGGTGACCTGGCCGACGCGATGGCTGGCGCGGATGTCTTCGTTGGCCTCTCGGTCAGTGGGATCGTCGACGGGGCGATGGTCGCCTCGATGGCCGCGGATCCGATCGTCTTTCCGATGGCGAATCCGGACCCGGAGATCGATTACGACGACGCCAAAGCCGCCGGGGAGGGCACCACCATCGTCGCGACCGGTCGCTCGGACTACCCGAACCAGGTCAACAACGTCCTCGGCTTCCCGTTCATTTTCCGCGGCGCACTGGACGCCCGTGCCCGGACGATCAACGAGGAGATGAAGGTGGCTGCCGCCGAGGCACTGGCGGCACTCGCCCGGGAGGACGTCCCGGACGCCGTCGTGAAAGCTTACGGCGACGAGCCGATCCAGTTCGGTCCGGAGTACGTCATCCCGAAGCCCCTCGATCCCCGCGTTCTCTTCGAGGTCGCCCCCGCCGTCGCCCGGGCCGCTATCGAGTCCGGTGTGTCACGTAGAGAGCCAGACCTCGATACATACGTCGAGTCCCTGGAAGCGCGTCTCGGCAAGGCTCGGGAAATGATGCGGATCATCCTCAACAAAGCCAAGAGCGATCCACAACGGGTTGTCCTCGCGGAGGGCGCTGACGATACGATGATTCGCGCCGCCTACCAGCTTCTCGACCGTGGGATCGCCGATCCAATTCTCGTCGGTGATCGGACGGAGATCCGATCCAGCGCCGACAGACTCGGGCTCTCGTTCGATCCGACGATCGTCGATCCCGGTGGCGATGCCGTCGATTGCTATGCCGACAGGCTGTACGAACTTCGCAAACGGAAGGGCGTCACCCGAGACGAGGCTCGTGAACTGTTGACCGACGGCAACTATCTCGCGAGTGCGATGGTCGAAACTGGCGACGCCGACGCCATGCTGACGGGTGCGACCGATCACTACCCCTCGGCGCTCAGACCGCTACTCGAAGTCGTCGGAACGGCTCCCGACGCCGAGTTCGCCGCCGGCGTGTACATGCTCACCTTCCGTAACCGTGTCATTTTCGTGGCCGATGCGACAGTCAATCCGGATCCGGACGCGGCCGTGCTGGCCGAGGTGACGAAGCATACGGCCGACGTGGCTCGCCAATTCAACGTCGAACCCCGCGCGGCCTTGCTATCGTATAGTGACTTCGGCAGTGTCGAGGACGATCAGACGGCGATCCCTCGGGAAGCTACCCGTCGCCTCCGGGATGATCCCTCGGTCACCTTCCCGGTCGACGGTGAAATGCAGGCTGATACGGCGGTCCTAGAAGACGCCCTGACGGACACCTACGAGTTTGCCGACCTCGACGAACCGGCGAACGTCCTGATCTTCCCGAACCTCGAAGCCGGCAACGTCGCGTACAAACTTCTCCAGCAACTCGGCGGTGCTGACGCCGTCGGCCCGATGCTGGCCGGGATGGACCGTCCCGTGCACGTCGTCCAGCGCGGCGACGACGTCGAAGACATCGTCAATCTGGCGGGCGTTGCAGTGGTCGATGCGCAGTCAGAACCCTAG